In one Silene latifolia isolate original U9 population chromosome 10, ASM4854445v1, whole genome shotgun sequence genomic region, the following are encoded:
- the LOC141604623 gene encoding dehydrin ERD14-like, translated as MAENINEQVPASGVETTDRGLFDFMKKDKKEEEKSTLETEFDHKVQVSETGYKKEDEEKKHGGLIEKLHRSDSSSSSSSEDEADDEEKKRKKREKKEKKGLKEKLKEKLPGHKNEEDTNVPIEKYEEKPHPHVHEVTYSEPSHPEEDQDKKGFLDKIKDKLPGQKKVDEHHETVVTPVVAEPCVEGEKDKKGFLDKIKEKIPGFSSKTGEEKKEHADEK; from the exons ATGGCGGAGAATATTAATGAGCAAGTACCCGCATCAGGAGTCGAGACTACTGATCGCGGGTTGTTTGATTTCATGAAGAAGGATAAGAAGGAGGAAGAGAAGTCGACGTTGGAAACTGAATTTGATCATAAGGTTCAAGTTTCCGAAACCGGGTATAAGAAAGAAGATGAAGAGAAGAAACATGGTGGTTTGATTGAGAAACTTCACCGTTCTGATAGCTCTAGCTCCAGCTCT TCTGAAGACGAAGCAGATGACGaagagaagaagaggaagaaaagggagaagaaagaaaagaaaggatTGAAAGAAAAACTGAAGGAAAAACTGCCAGGACACAAAAATGAAGAAGACACAAACGTCCCGATCGAGAAATACGAGGAGAAGCCACATCCTCATGTACATGAGGTGACATACTCTGAGCCATCTCACCCTGAAGAAGATCAAGACAAGAAGGGTTTCCTAGATAAAATCAAGGATAAGTTGCCTGGTCAAAAGAAGGTTGATGAACACCACGAGACGGTGGTTACCCCGGTTGTGGCGGAACCGTGTGTCGAGGGTGAAAAGGATAAGAAGGGGTTCTTGGATAAGATTAAGGAGAAGATCCCTGGGTTTAGTTCTAAAACAGGGGAGGAAAAGAAGGAGCATGCTGatgagaaatga